A stretch of Oncorhynchus gorbuscha isolate QuinsamMale2020 ecotype Even-year linkage group LG24, OgorEven_v1.0, whole genome shotgun sequence DNA encodes these proteins:
- the LOC124013420 gene encoding type-4 ice-structuring protein-like, translating into MKFSLAALVVVLALAHGSQATQSPEVEKLAQYFQDLSAQLTSTTQELVQKIQSETFVEDGKSQLQQIQAQLAPLADNMQAQLKPLAENMQAQLKPLVDNFQAQMEDLFRKLMDQTKSLGQ; encoded by the exons ATGAAGTTCTCCCTTGCCGCCCTAGTTGTCGTGCTCGCTCTGGCACACG GAAGCCAAGCAACACAGTCCCCCGAGGTTGAGAAGCTGGCACAGTATTTCCAGGATCTGTCAGCTCAGCTGACCTCcaccactcaggagctagtgcaGAAGATCCAGTCAGA GACCTTCGTAGAGGATGGAAAGTCCCAGCTGCAGCAGATCCAGGCCCAGCTGGCACCCCTGGCCGATAATATGCAGGCCCAGCTGAAGCCCCTGGCTGAGAACATGCAGGCCCAGCTTAAGCCTCTGGTCGACAACTTCCAGGCTCAGATGGAAGACCTCTTCCGCAAGCTGATGGACCAGACCAAGTCCCTCGGCCAATAA